The following are encoded together in the Pithys albifrons albifrons isolate INPA30051 chromosome 5, PitAlb_v1, whole genome shotgun sequence genome:
- the LOC139671839 gene encoding radial spoke head protein 4 homolog A-like — translation MDQSAGLRQDAYERGHGPYQPHEPGYGLDQPEYSPYEDEIPDPKTRMLAIHNAKAYLLKTSTTSGQNLYDHLANVLTKILDEQPTNTVDIIENISKDVKCARFQKKMDTLRDEYEILPTFEAAEKCKALFIKENEENAVIEEEIGQTPLPNVMQTAFYFEQAGIGLSKDESYYIFLALKNLVSVQPVQTCRFWGKILGLERNYIIAEVQLREGEEEEETGEEVTEEEGKGMDEVEEDEERVKDEPPKSTYKPPPEIPKEENGTGANKYVYFVCNEPGKPWVKLPPVTPAQIVCARKIKKFFTGRLQAPVVSFPPFPGNEANYLRAQIARISAGTHISPTGFYQFPEEEEEEEEGGDAYEENPEFEPPPVAEMVESLSTWAHHVKSILKQGRCVWINPEKLEEKDEEEEEEEKEEKSEEMDEQQEETGPPLLTLLSEDEGIQDIPAWTAQASTNLIPEHSVAILQSNRWPGAYAFASGRTFENIYFGWGHKYSPENHNPILPPPVQAEYPSGPGNTETRDPTLEEELAFKAAKEALAADEEEEEEENEEEAEDD, via the exons ATGGATCAGTCAGCAGGATTAAGACAAGATGCCTATGAACGTGGGCATGGTCCTTATCAGCCCCACGAACCAGGGTACGGCCTCGATCAGCCAGAGTACAGCCCGTACGAGGATGAGATACCCGATCCCAAGACCCGCATGCTGGCAATCCACAATGCAAAAGCCTACCTActgaaaaccagcacaacatCTGGCCAGAACTT ATACGATCATCTTGCTAATGTGCTAACAAAGATCCTGGATGAACAGCCCACAAATACAGTAGACATAATTGAGAATATCAGCAAAGATGTGAAGTGTGCTcgatttcagaaaaaaatggacaCTCTTCGAGATGAATATGAGATTCTTCCAACATTTGAAGCTGCAGAAAAGTGTAAAGCTTTGTTCAtcaaggaaaatgaagaaaatgcagTAATAGAAGAAGAGATA GGACAGACCCCTCTACCGAATGTGATGCAAACAGCCTTTTACTTTGAACAGGCTGGAATTGGCTTGAGCAAAGATGAATCCTATTACATATTCCTTGCCCTTAAAAACCTAGTAAGTGTTCAGCCAGTCCAGACCTGTCGCTTCTGGGGCAAAATCTTGGGCCTTGAAAGGAACTATATTATAGCTGAAGTACAGTTACGTgaaggagaagaagaggaggaaacagGAGAGGAAGTTActgaggaagaagggaaagggatggATGAGGTTGAAGAAGATGAGGAGAGAGTAAAAGATGAACCACCAAAGTCTACCTATAAACCCCCACCTGAGAtcccaaaagaagaaaatggcaCTGGGGCTAATAAATATGTCTACTTTGTGTGTAATGAGCCAGGCAAACCCTGGGTGAAGTTGCCTCCAGTGACACCAGCCCAGATTGTCTGTGCCAGGAAGATCAAGAAGTTCTTCACTGGTCGGCTGCAAGCTCCTGTGGTGagctttcctcctttccctggaaATGAGGCCAATTACCTGCGTGCACAGATAGCTCGAATCTCGGCAGGAACCCACATCTCTCCCACTGGATTTTACCAGTTtccagaagaggaagaagaagaagaagaaggtgGTGATGCATATGAAGAAAATCCTGAATTTGAGCCGCCTCCTGTGGCTGAAATGGTGGAATCTCTCTCCACATGGGCACACCATGTAAAGAGTATTCTAAAGCAG GGTCGCTGTGTTTGGATTAATCCTGAAAAATTAGAGGAaaaagatgaagaggaagaagaagaagagaaggaagagaaatcaGAGGAAATGGATGAGCAACAGGAAGAAACAGGACCACCCCTTCTTACTCTACTCTCTGAAGATGAAG GAATTCAAGACATCCCTGCTTGGACAGCTCAGGCTTCTACAAATCTGATCCCAGAACATTCTGTTGCAATCCTCCAGTCTAACCGGTGGCCTGGAGCATATGCCTTTGCATCTGGCAG GACATTTGAGAACATCTATTTTGGCTGGGGTCACAAATACAGTCCAGAAAACCACAATCCCATTCTGCCCCCACCCGTGCAAGCAGAATATCCCAGTGGTCCAGGAAACACTGAGACAAGAGACCCCACGctggaggaggaactggctttCAAGGCTGCGAAGGAAGCTTTAGctgcagatgaagaggaagaggaagaagagaacgAGGAAGAGGCTGAGGATGATTAA